From Paenibacillus sp. GP183, one genomic window encodes:
- a CDS encoding HD-GYP domain-containing protein, which produces MPMMAVAQLKYGERLSENVLTKLGNILFYKGKVVSERDIEILKAFLIQSVPIESKNGADNEELVEESKTKEDAIVIHPFYLEYHNMLNLLRHVYNLANGGQSLPILDIRTRLEALLLHIEQYKVLTFSPRNANIGDYIYHKSIMVSLSSYTLAKWIGVPQKDLLQVALGGLLHDIGNVKVDQLILAKKKALTHSEMDEVKKHTIAGYAILKNVPALTEGAKLCALQHHEREDGSGYPLGVKSDKIHSFAKIVAISDIYHAMTNDRVYKSSMSPYLVLEQLFTESFGKLDPSMVQVFINRTTQFGHGTLVKLSDNRVGEIVFSDRSNPTRPWVNVNGSIVNLATERTLFIKDVIGLI; this is translated from the coding sequence TATGATGGCTGTAGCTCAATTGAAGTATGGTGAAAGACTTAGTGAAAATGTGCTTACGAAGCTCGGAAACATCCTTTTTTATAAAGGTAAGGTGGTTTCGGAAAGAGATATCGAAATTCTCAAGGCATTTCTCATTCAATCGGTCCCTATCGAATCCAAAAATGGTGCAGATAATGAAGAGCTTGTAGAGGAGTCAAAAACAAAAGAAGATGCGATCGTGATCCATCCTTTTTATTTGGAATACCACAACATGCTGAACTTGTTAAGGCATGTATATAATCTTGCCAATGGCGGTCAAAGTCTTCCTATCTTAGATATCCGAACAAGATTGGAAGCTCTACTTCTACATATTGAACAATATAAGGTACTTACCTTTTCACCGAGAAATGCCAATATAGGCGATTATATTTATCATAAAAGCATCATGGTGAGCCTCTCCTCTTATACGTTAGCCAAATGGATTGGAGTCCCGCAAAAGGATTTGCTGCAAGTTGCGCTTGGCGGTTTGCTTCATGATATAGGTAATGTGAAAGTAGATCAACTCATTTTGGCCAAAAAGAAAGCTTTGACCCATTCTGAAATGGATGAAGTGAAGAAGCATACAATTGCCGGTTATGCCATTCTGAAGAATGTCCCCGCTCTCACGGAAGGTGCCAAATTGTGCGCCCTGCAGCATCATGAACGGGAAGACGGCTCCGGGTATCCGCTGGGTGTAAAAAGTGATAAGATCCATTCCTTCGCTAAAATAGTTGCTATTTCGGATATTTATCATGCTATGACCAATGATCGGGTTTATAAGTCAAGTATGTCGCCTTACTTGGTCTTGGAGCAATTGTTTACCGAATCTTTCGGGAAATTGGATCCTTCCATGGTTCAAGTATTTATTAATAGAACCACTCAGTTCGGCCATGGCACGCTTGTTAAGCTAAGCGACAATCGTGTTGGAGAGATTGTTTTCTCCGATCGATCGAATCCTACCCGCCCTTGGGTCAATGTGAATGGATCCATTGTCAACTTAGCTACGGAAAGAACCTTGTTTATCAAAGATGTCATAGGTCTTATTTAA